A part of Ziziphus jujuba cultivar Dongzao chromosome 8, ASM3175591v1 genomic DNA contains:
- the LOC107414251 gene encoding protein YLS7: MTWASPKGSSAYPTTLSRIVISVILVALLLTVSFLVSHPISSTIGEYFYSIDSSQKLELSVLQANQTSIDTHLDVVHNNVSSDSSTLVPPKSSSSQDGVDEKLPTNSNLPTSSKDSGIAPETQKVKNNPEDDNEKAVNKNAVTVNSSTGSLIGDNFEAVGKNPSEKPNSELPVNSTIPSVVQEGIKDVAAPVSVPSSGSTQEDASSNVTKNETVVGQFVSQGSLSGSNFVDMGSNNTTPAYSDSKSDARPAISPGSDTSNVHSAGSVDSGCDLYHGNWIYDSSGPLYTNNTCPVLTQMQNCQGNGRPDKDYENWRWKPSQCDLPRFDVHKFLDLMRGKTIAFIGDSVARNQMESMLCILWQVEVPKNRGNRNMQRYFFKSANVMVVRIWSSWLVKQTYEPLDFAPEGVTKLHLDAPDDHLMEIIPKFDVTVLSSGHWFAKQSVYVLNNEIVGGQLWWPDKSRPMKVNNIDAFGISVETILTALGTHPNYTGLTILRSYSPDHYEGGAWNTGGSCTGKEKPLAAGELVENAFTNIMHEKQVNGFNRALAKMTNKSKMKLMDITEAFAYRHDGHPGPYRNRDPNKLTKRGADGRPPPQDCLHWCMPGPVDTWNELVLEVIRREHEGNMNFSS; this comes from the exons ATGACTTGGGCATCGCCAAAGGGTTCCTCTGCATATCCAACGACTCTTTCACGGATTGTAATTTCAGTGATTTTGGTGGCTTTGCTGCTAACTGTGTCTTTTTTAGTTTCACACCCAATTAGCTCCACTATAGGCGAGTATTTTTATAGCATTGATAGCTCTCAGAAATTGGAATTGTCAGTCTTGCAAGCTAATCAGACTTCCATTGATACCCATTTAGATGTAGTTCATAACAATGTGTCATCTGACTCTAGTACGCTAGTTCCTCCGAAATCTAGTTCATCCCAAGATGGAGTAGATGAGAAATTGCCCACGAATTCAAATTTGCCCACGAGTTCAAAAGATTCAGGGATTGCTCCTGAAACCCAGAAGGTGAAAAATAATCCAGAAGATGACAACGAAAAAGCAGTCAATAAGAATGCAGTGACTGTTAATAGTTCAACTGGTTCGTTGATCGGTGACAATTTTGAAGCAGTTGGTAAGAATCCATCTGAAAAACCCAATTCAGAACTGCCCGTGAATTCCACTATTCCATCTGTTGTTCAAGAGGGGATAAAAGATGTGGCAGCACCTGTTTCGGTGCCGTCATCTGGTTCAACCCAAGAAGATGCTTCATCCAATGTTACGAAGAATGAGACTGTCGTTGGACAATTTGTTTCTCAGGGATCTCTGAGTGGTTCTAACTTTGTAGATATGGGATCAAATAATACTACTCCAGCTTACTCTGATTCCAAATCAGATGCTAGGCCAGCTATCTCTCCTGGTTCTGATACCAGCAACGTACATAGCGCTGGTTCAGTTGATTCAG GCTGTGATCTGTACCACGGAAATTGGATTTATGATTCATCTGGACCGTTATATACGAACAATACATGCCCAGTTCTGACACAGATGCAGAACTGTCAGGGAAATGGAAGGCCTGACAAAGACTATGAGAATTGGCGATGGAAACCTTCTCAATGCGATCTCCCCCGTTTTGATGTGCATAAATTTCTAGATTTGATGAGAGGGAAGACAATAGCTTTCATTGGTGACTCGGTTGCTCGAAACCAGATGGAATCAATGCTGTGCATTCTCTGGCAG GTAGAAGTTCCAAAAAACCGGGGTAATCGAAATATGCAACGATACTTTTTTAAGTCCGCAAATGTAATGGTTGTACGGATTTGGTCTTCATGGCTTGTCAAGCAAACATATGAACCATTGGATTTTGCTCCAGAAGGTGTTACCAAGCTCCACCTTGATGCTCCTGATGATCATTTGATGGAAATTATTCCAAAGTTTGATGTAACTGTTCTTTCTTCTGGCCATTGGTTTGCCAAGCAGTCTGTCTATGTCTTGAACAATGAGATTGTGGGAGGACAGTTGTGGTGGCCAGACAAGTCCCGTCCTATGAAAGTTAACAATATTGATGCATTTGGAATATCTGTGGAGACAATTCTCACTGCCCTTGGTACACATCCAAATTATACAGGGCTTACCATTCTGCGTTCCTATTCACCAGACCATTATGAGGGTGGAGCATGGAATACAGGGGGATCATGCACTGGAAAAGAAAAGCCTCTTGCAGCTGGTGAACTTGTAGAAAATGCCTTTACAAACATAATGCATGAAAAACAGGTCAATGGTTTTAACCGTGCACTTGCAAAGATGACTAACAAGTCAAAGATGAAGTTGATGGATATCACTGAAGCCTTTGCATACCGTCATGATGGGCATCCCGGTCCATATAGAAATCGAGACCCAAATAAGCTAACAAAACGTGGTGCCGATGGAAGGCCCCCGCCACAAGATTGCTTGCACTGGTGCATGCCTGGTCCGGTCGATACATGGAATGAGCTTGTGCTTGAAGTCATAAGAAGAGAACATGAAGGCAACATGAATTTCTCATCATGA
- the LOC107414261 gene encoding ATP-dependent Clp protease ATP-binding subunit CLPT1, chloroplastic, translated as MGWAITSSEVAHFKKIGPGAGGFGLVYLVSLLLKHWLLQRERETSSATCPVLSIFNKKLEDPPTEPLGFLWATNMASHTLSALPITSSISQTSHGNCGASSAILPWRLNLHNLSSSFVGCKLKIGPSSSSHLASKHRPAVATVLFSLPTAKPEKDSSAKITKWSARAIKSFAMAELEARKLKYPNTGTEALLMGILVEGTSIAAKFLRANGITLFKVREETVNLLGKSDMYFFSPEHPPLTEPAQRALDWAVDQKLKSGEDGEVTTTHLLLGIWSEVESAGHKILESLGFDDEKAKELGKSMDKDYVFNFK; from the exons ATGGGTTGGGCCATTACAAGCAGTGAAGTAGCCCACTTCAAGAAAATTGGACCCGGAGCAGGAGGCTTCGGTTTGGTGTACCTGGTGAGTCTTCTCTTGAAGCATTGGCTTTtacagagggagagagagacTTCGTCCGCGACTTGTCCGGTGCTATCCATTTTCAACAAAAAGCTCGAAGACCCACCTACAGAACCTCTAGGGTTTCTCTGGGCTACAAACATGGCGTCCCACACGCTCTCAGCTCTCCCAATTACATCCTCTATATCGCAGACTTCTCACGGTAACTGTGGTGCTTCTTCTGCTATTCTCCCATGGCGTCTCAATCTTCATAACCTTTCGAGCTCTTTCGTTGGCTGTAAGCTCAAAATTGGACCCTCGAGTTCCAGCCATTTGGCTTCGAAGCATCGGCCTGCGGTGGCTACGGTACTGTTCAGCCTCCCTACTGC GAAACCAGAGAAAGATTCATCTGCGAAAATCACGAA ATGGTCTGCAAGGGCGATAAAGTCGTTTGCTATGGCGGAGTTGGAAGCAAGGAAGCTCAAGTACCCAAATACTGGGACTGAAGCTCTACTAATGGGGATATTGGTTGAAG GAACCAGCATAGCTGCAAAGTTTCTGAGAGCTAATGGAATCACCCTTTTCAAGGTGCGAGAAGAAACTGTTAACCTACTTGGAAAATCTGATATGTACTTTTTCAGCCCCGAGCATCCTCCATTGACTGAACCGGCCCAGAGAGCACTTGATTGGGCTGTTGATCAGAAACTAAAGTCAG GTGAAGATGGGGAAGTAACAACAACGCATCTGCTTCTTGGGATTTGGTCGGAAGTAGAATCAGCTGGTCACAAGATCTTGGAATCTCTAGGTTTTGACGATGAGAAGGCCAAAGAACTTGGCAAATCT ATGGACAaagattatgtttttaattttaagtag